The window TGCAAAAAGGCAATCGCAACTTTGCAAAAGGGGCGTAAGTGCGTAAGCCTGCCAAGGTCGACGGGCTGTTTTGCAAAGTTGCGATGGCGGAAAAACTCTATCTCGGGGCCAAGGTGCGCAAGCTGCGCGAGGCGCGCGGCTGGACGCTGGAAGCCTGCGCCGGACGGCTGGCCCTGTCGCCCAGCTACCTGTCGCAGATCGAAACCAATCAACGCCCGGCGACGGCGCGGGTTCTGATCGCCCTGACACGGGCCTTCGACGTGGACGCCAGCCTGTTCGATCTGGACGGCGACGCCCGCCTGATCGCCGACCTGCGCGAGGCCGTCACCGACGTGGCCGGTCACGCCGAGGCGCCCTCGCCCGTCGAGCTGAAGCAGGCGGTGACGACCACGCCGCGGCTGGCGCGTCAGTTCCTGGCCCTGCATCAGGACTATCGCCGCCTCGACGAACGGCTGAAGACGCTGAACGAGACGCTTGGCCGGGACGAACGGGCGCAAGCAGCCCCCGCCCTGCCCTATGAGGCGGTGCGCGACTTCTTCCACTATCGCGACAACTACATCGACGTGCTGGATCAGGCGGCCGAAGTGCTGGCCGAACAGCTAGGCCTCGGCGCGGGCGGCCACCCCGAACGCGATCTGGAGGCGGCGCTGAACGACCTGTGCGGAGTGCGCCTGGCCACCGGCGAAGGACGCGGGGCCATGCGGCGTTTCGATCCGGCGGCGCGCATCCTCTATGTCGACGCCAGCCTGCCCGGCGCCACGCGGTCCTTCCTGATGGCGCACCAGCTGGTGCTGCTGCGTTTCCACGACCTGATCGAGCACGAACTGGACCGGGCCGCCTTCAACGTTCCCGCCGCGCGTGATGTCTGCCGGGTCGGTCTGGCCAACTATGCGGCGGGGGCCCTGCTGCTGCCCTATCGCCGCTTCCTGGAGGCCGCGCGTGAACTGCGGCACGACGTGGACCGACTGCGCAATCGTTTCCACGTCAGCTTCGAGCAGGTCTGCCACCGGCTGAGCACGCTTCAGCGTCCCGGCTGGCGCGGCGTGCCCTTCTACTTCGCGCGGGTGGACATGGCCGGGAACATCACCAAGCGGCACAGCGCGACGCGCTTCCAGTTCGCCCGCTTCGGCGGCGCCTGCCCCCTGTGGAACGTGCACGAGGCCTTCGGCGCGCCCGACCGCATCCTGGTCAATCTGTCGGAGATGCCGGACGGCTCGCGCTACATCTGCATCGCCAAGAGCGTGTCCAAGCCGGGCGGGTCCTATCTGGAGCCCGACCGCCGCTATGCGCTCGGCCTGGGCTGTGAGATCGAGCATGCTGATCAGCTGGTCTACGCCGCTGGTCTCGACCTGAACGGCCCGCCGACGCGCATGGGCGTCAGCTGCCGCATCTGCGAGCGCACCGACTGCGCCCAGCGGGCCTTCCCGCCCATCGACCGGACCCTGCGCGTGCCGGACAACGAGCGCGGCGTTATCCCCTACACCCTCAGCTAGAGGCCAAAGAAAGCCCCGCCGGGCGAACCGGCGGGGCTTCAGTTTTTCCGGGGCTGGAAACCCTAGAAGTTGGCGGTCACGCTCAACGTCACGGTGCGCGGCGCGCCGTAGAAGCCGATGACGGAATCCCCGGTGATCGCCGCCGGGAAGTTATAGCCGCCGGCGCGATAGCGCTCGTCCGACAGGTTGCGGCCCGCCAGGCTGACGCGATAGCGCGCGTCAGGCGCCGTCCACATCAGGGTGGCGTCATAGAGCCAGTAGGCGCCCTGATCGAGCAGCGGGATCGGCGTCTCGAACATCTGCGTCGCGCCGCGATAGGAGGCCATCGGCGTGAAGATCACCGAGCCGCGGTCGCCCAGATCGACACTGTAGGGCAGAGCGATATTGGCGGTCCAGTCCGGCGTGTTCTGGAAGTGGCGCTGATCGGCCATGTTCTCGCGCTTGCCGGTCAACGGGTTGAAGGTGACGAACTCGTTGAACTTGGCGTCCAGGTAGCCGAGCGTCAGGCGCGGAACGAAACTGTCGGTGATCCGCGCGCTGGCTTCCAGCTCCCAGCCCCAGATCTCGCTGGACCCCGCGTTGTCGACGAAGCTGACCACCGAGGTCGGCGGGATGAAGAACTGCGATGTGATTTGCTGGTCGGTGTAGTCCGACTTGAACAGGGCCGTGGCGAAGTTGATCCGGCGATCCAGCAGCGAGCCCTTCAACCCGATCTCATAGGTATCGACCAGTTCCGGCTGATAACCGTTGATCGTCTCGGGATAGAGACTGGCGTCGCCGCGCATGTCGAAGCCGCCCGACTTGAAGCCGCGCCCGTAGGAGGCGTAGCCGGTCAGTTCCGGCGTGAACTTGTAGCTGGCGCTGATCCGCGGCGTGAACTCCGAATAGTCGTCCGAGTTGGTGTAGTCGGTCAGAGGCGCGCCCAGCGGAATGGCCGAGAGATTGTGGAAGAAGGGGCTCTTGATGCCCAGATAGTTCTGGCGCAGCTGATCGACGCTCTTCTTGTCCTTGGTCCAGCGACCGCCGACCGACAGCGACAGCTGGTCAGTCAGATCGTAGCTGAAATCAGCAAAGACGGCGAAGCTCTCGGTGTCCACCTTGCCGCCGGTGAAGGTGGTCAGATTGGCCAGGCCGACGACCGTGTCGAAGGCCCCCTCGGCCGAGGCGTCCATGTAGAAGACGCCAGCCACGCCCTGCCAGCGCTCGCCCTCGAACAACAGCTGGAATTCCTGGGTGAACTGGCTGTCGGCGTAATAGCCCGGGATGTCGAGGATCGGCTGGGGCAGGCCATCGAAGTCGATACCGTCGCCCGCAGTGTCGCCGTCGCGCCAGGCCGTGACCGACTTGAAGGTCAGGGCGTCGCTGACGTTCCATTCGCCGGTGAAGGAGAGGCCGCGCGTACGGACGTAGCCGTCGTCGCCGATGCCGGCGCGCGTGTCATAGATGCCGTCGGTCATCGGCGCCTTGAGCCGATAGCCGTGACGGGCGTTGGACTCGTCCGTGGTCCTGTCGCCGGCAAGGCGGAAGAAGAGGTTGTCGCTGGGCGTCCATTCGACGCTCAGACGCCCCGCCGTGACATCCTTGTTGTAGTGTTCGGCGCCGGTGGTCAGGTTCGTGCCATAGCCATCGCGGGTGTAGCGCGCGATTGCGCCGCCGATCCGCAGGGTGTCATTCAGCGGGGTCGAGCCCGAGGCGATCAGGTCGACCTGATTATAGCTGCCATAGGCGCCCTTCAGCGTCAGTTCCGGGTCCTGGCTCAGGCGCTTGGTGACGTACTTGATCGCGCCGCCGATGGTGTTGCGGCCATAGAGGGTGCCCTGCGGTCCACGCAGGACCTCCAGCCGTTCGATGTCGAAGATGTCCAGGACCGCGCCCTGCGGACGGGCCACATAGACATCGTCGACATAGAGGCCGACGCCGGGCTCGAAGCCCCACAGCGGGTCCTGCTGGCCGACGCCGCGAATGAAACTGGTCAGGGTGGAGTTGGTGCCGCGCGCGATCTGGACCGTGGCGTTCGGCGTCTGCTGCTGCAGGGTAGTGATGTCGGCGGCGCCGGTCTGTTCCAGGCGCTCAGAGCTGACGGCGGTGACGGCGACCGGCACGTCCTTGAGGCTCTCCTCGCGGCGGCGGGCGGTGACGACGATATCGTCGACGCTGGAGGCCTGCTCGGTATCCGCCTGTTGGGCGAAGCTCGGCGCCGCGCAGAGCGAGGCCGTGATGAAGACGCTGGTCATCAGCGCCAGACGCAACTGTCCTGTCGTTCGCATTCTCGTTTCCTCTCCACGCGCGGTCGTTTGGTCGCCGCTGATCTGTGTTGGGCCGACGGTGGTCCGCGAACGGCCCCGCTGTCAACATCATTCATTCTTGCATGAATGAAACTTCATTCGGCGGCTCGACAGCCAGGCGAGCGTTGTTCATTCTGAAATGAACGAGTGCGGCGAAGATCGCGCCTGGAGGAAGCAATGATGAATCAGGTCAATCTGGCCGCGACCTCGCCTGTCGCGCACACCCCGTCCGGCGACCTGCGCGGCCGTCGCGAAGGTCCGGCCAATGTGTTTCGCGGCGTACCCTATGCCGCCGCCCCGGTTGGCGACCTGCGCTGGAAGGCGCCGCACCCGTTTCCGGCCTGGGATGGCGTGCGCGATGCGGCGACGTTCGCCCCTTCGGCTCCTCAGGCCGGGCCGTCCGATGTGGCCGACATCGTCGCCATCGGCGGCGCGCCCGAGCCGACCGGCGAAGACTGCCTGACGCTAAACCTCTGGGCGCCCGCCGAGGCCGCCGCGCCCGCGCCGGTCATGGTCTGGCTGCACGGCGGATCGAACCGAATGGGAGCGGGCTCCCTGCCCTTTTACGACGGCGCCGCCTTCGCCCGTGACGGGGTGGTGCTGGTCAGCGTCAACTATCGCCTGGGTCAGCTCGGCTTCTTCGCCCATCCGGCCCTGACGGCCGAGGCCGCGCCCGGCGAAGCGCTCGGCAATCAGGCCCTGCTGGATCAGATCGCGGCGCTGGAATGGGTGCGCGACCACATCAGCGCCTTCGGCGGCGATCCGGCCAATGTCACCCTGTTCGGAGAGTCCGCCGGCGGCCTCGACATCCTCGCCCTGATGACGGCCAGGCGGGCGCGCGGCCTGTTCCACAAGGCGATCGTCCAGTCCGGCGGCGGCTGGCTGCCCGCCACGCCGCTGAAGACGGCGCAGGAGCGCGGCGTCGCGGCTGCGACTGCGCTGGG of the Brevundimonas pondensis genome contains:
- a CDS encoding short-chain fatty acyl-CoA regulator family protein produces the protein MRKPAKVDGLFCKVAMAEKLYLGAKVRKLREARGWTLEACAGRLALSPSYLSQIETNQRPATARVLIALTRAFDVDASLFDLDGDARLIADLREAVTDVAGHAEAPSPVELKQAVTTTPRLARQFLALHQDYRRLDERLKTLNETLGRDERAQAAPALPYEAVRDFFHYRDNYIDVLDQAAEVLAEQLGLGAGGHPERDLEAALNDLCGVRLATGEGRGAMRRFDPAARILYVDASLPGATRSFLMAHQLVLLRFHDLIEHELDRAAFNVPAARDVCRVGLANYAAGALLLPYRRFLEAARELRHDVDRLRNRFHVSFEQVCHRLSTLQRPGWRGVPFYFARVDMAGNITKRHSATRFQFARFGGACPLWNVHEAFGAPDRILVNLSEMPDGSRYICIAKSVSKPGGSYLEPDRRYALGLGCEIEHADQLVYAAGLDLNGPPTRMGVSCRICERTDCAQRAFPPIDRTLRVPDNERGVIPYTLS
- a CDS encoding TonB-dependent receptor; the encoded protein is MRTTGQLRLALMTSVFITASLCAAPSFAQQADTEQASSVDDIVVTARRREESLKDVPVAVTAVSSERLEQTGAADITTLQQQTPNATVQIARGTNSTLTSFIRGVGQQDPLWGFEPGVGLYVDDVYVARPQGAVLDIFDIERLEVLRGPQGTLYGRNTIGGAIKYVTKRLSQDPELTLKGAYGSYNQVDLIASGSTPLNDTLRIGGAIARYTRDGYGTNLTTGAEHYNKDVTAGRLSVEWTPSDNLFFRLAGDRTTDESNARHGYRLKAPMTDGIYDTRAGIGDDGYVRTRGLSFTGEWNVSDALTFKSVTAWRDGDTAGDGIDFDGLPQPILDIPGYYADSQFTQEFQLLFEGERWQGVAGVFYMDASAEGAFDTVVGLANLTTFTGGKVDTESFAVFADFSYDLTDQLSLSVGGRWTKDKKSVDQLRQNYLGIKSPFFHNLSAIPLGAPLTDYTNSDDYSEFTPRISASYKFTPELTGYASYGRGFKSGGFDMRGDASLYPETINGYQPELVDTYEIGLKGSLLDRRINFATALFKSDYTDQQITSQFFIPPTSVVSFVDNAGSSEIWGWELEASARITDSFVPRLTLGYLDAKFNEFVTFNPLTGKRENMADQRHFQNTPDWTANIALPYSVDLGDRGSVIFTPMASYRGATQMFETPIPLLDQGAYWLYDATLMWTAPDARYRVSLAGRNLSDERYRAGGYNFPAAITGDSVIGFYGAPRTVTLSVTANF
- a CDS encoding carboxylesterase/lipase family protein, which produces MMNQVNLAATSPVAHTPSGDLRGRREGPANVFRGVPYAAAPVGDLRWKAPHPFPAWDGVRDAATFAPSAPQAGPSDVADIVAIGGAPEPTGEDCLTLNLWAPAEAAAPAPVMVWLHGGSNRMGAGSLPFYDGAAFARDGVVLVSVNYRLGQLGFFAHPALTAEAAPGEALGNQALLDQIAALEWVRDHISAFGGDPANVTLFGESAGGLDILALMTARRARGLFHKAIVQSGGGWLPATPLKTAQERGVAAATALGLTQPDAAALRALAPEQLTTVEGAFGPVIDGRLLDRDPISAFARGDFADVPMMIGVNSGEDSLLNYGGGLKRFGQLIKPNAKLAALYPQANGDEEQLIRLGFRDFAFAAPARWVVSRPRRSKAWLYAFDYVEEARRETMPRANHAAEIFHVFETLDHRPDGAPPATEADRVVSAAMHARWIDFARTGAPGADWPAYVPADDAWMVFNDTPGGEVKRGWWKAALDHHGRKGKLLILLLRARDRLRTLFSAKVTR